One region of Miscanthus floridulus cultivar M001 chromosome 19, ASM1932011v1, whole genome shotgun sequence genomic DNA includes:
- the LOC136525996 gene encoding aspartyl protease family protein At5g10770-like, translated as MSSLLNQSYVAAGAGAGAAAAPGTLQVVHRSCSPAGKHESASDHVALLHRDQFRVETIHRQHLADSGSATTAESETRLGLPFSSLEYVATIGIGTPERDLTVVLDTGSDLTWVQCQPCSSCYSQKEPMFQPRGSITYEEIECADQECFMMSGGTTTCVGTSCIYSVDYGDDSFTSGYLARESITLSPNSTSSDTLTGVLFGCGALWNSGFGASRVAGILGLGQGASSLVSQTSALYNGVFSYCLPPRGSSTGYLAFGTAPLQPNIRFTPLVSNPTANPSFYSVELTGIAVAGRSLPIAPSAFDAGTIVDSGTVVTRLPPDAYAALRAEFRRQMRGRYPVVPPIGRVLDTCYDVTGHDEVVVPSIGLLFGGGARLDVDASGILLVADVSQACLAFAPNADPGSLSIIGNMQQRAHTMVFDVDGGRVGLRSKWDACNSTS; from the coding sequence atgagttCATTACTAAATCAATCATATgtagctgctggtgctggtgctggtgctgctgctgctcctggaACACTTCAGGTTGTCCACCGGTCGTGCTCACCGGCGGGTAAGCATGAGAGCGCCTCCGACCACGTCGCCCTTCTCCACCGCGACCAGTTCAGAGTGGAGACCATCCACCGCCAACACCTTGCCGATTCGGGCAGTGCAACCACCGCTGAGAGTGAGACGCGCCTCGGCCTCCCTTTCAGCAGCCTCGAGTACGTGGCGACCATTGGAATCGGGACGCCAGAgcgtgacctcaccgtcgtcctcGACACCGGTAGCGACCTCACCTGGGTGCAGTGCCAGCCGTGCTCGTCCTGCTACAGCCAGAAGGAACCCATGTTCCAGCCGCGGGGATCCATCACCTACGAGGAAATCGAGTGTGCCGACCAAGAGTGCTTCATGATGTCCGGTGGCACCACGACCTGTGTGGGAACCTCCTGCATCTACAGCGTGGACTACGGCGACGATTCCTTCACCAGCGGGTACCTCGCCCGCGAGAGTATCACGCTGTCGCCGAACTCGACATCATCCGACACGCTAACGGGCGTCTTGTTCGGATGCGGCGCTCTCTGGAACAGCGGCTTTGGCGCAAGCCGAGTAGCCGGGATCCTCGGCCTGGGCCAGGGCGCGTCCTCTCTGGTTTCGCAGACAAGTGCCTTGTACAACGGCGTCTTCTCCTACTGCCTCCCGCCACGAGGGAGCTCCACCGGCTACCTCGCCTTCGGCACGGCACCGTTGCAGCCCAACATCCGGTTCACGCCCCTGGTATCGAATCCGACGGCAAACCCGTCCTTCTACTCGGTGGAGCTCACGGGCATCGCCGTCGCCGGCAGGTCGCTCCCGATAGCGCCCTCCGCGTTCGATGCTGGCACGATCGTTGACTCGGGCACGGTGGTCACGCGCCTCCCGCCGGACGCGTACGCCGCCCTGCGCGCGGAGTTCAGGCGCCAGATGCGCGGCAGGTACCCCGTGGTGCCTCCGATTGGGCGGGTCCTGGACACGTGCTACGACGTGACCGGGCACGACGAGGTGGTCGTGCCCAGTATCGGGCTGCTGTTCGGCGGGGGTGCGCGGCTGGACGTGGACGCGTCCGGAATTCTGCTCGTCGCCGACGTCTCGCAGGCCTGCCTCGCGTTCGCGCCCAACGCAGACCCGGGCAGCTTGAGCATCATCGGCAACATGCAGCAGAGGGCGCATACCATGGTGTTTGATGTTGACGGAGGGAGGGTTGGACTTCGGAGCAAATGGGATGCATGTAATTCTACATCGTAG